CTTGACAGAGTTCCTCACCTTGGGCTACAATTCAGGCCCTCCTTGGAATTCCTATGAATTAATGACACATAACCATCAGTAGTCAAAGCCTTGTTCTCATATATAGAATATATTGGTTTATAAACAGTTAATGTAGCAGACTAAAGAGCCTTCAGCCTGTTCCAATTAGTAATGGAACACAGGAAAAACATTCTATTTTGTTGTGTTAGTCTATGTGTTTGTTGCTGTTTTagatttttgttctgttttataTTTTGACCCTTTACTTTTATGTTCTGTGTTCATCATCCACTTCATTTTAAGGAAATAACATTGTTTCAATATAACATTGAATCAATACACAGTTAATGGCTTATTGCATTTAATCTTATGGATATTTTCTGGAACATCCTACTTACCCGTAACATCCTACTTACCTACTAACAACCTACGTACCACTaaatgtcttttctttatttgATAGCTGCAAACCCACCCAACCTCCGGCTCTGTAACTGACATTTGGATTGACATAACCAAAGTCAGCTGATTACCATCTCTCTGTTGTTCAGGTTACATGGATGATACCACAAGCTTGCTCCACGTGTCATGCCGCTAGACTACACCGATGACCCAGACGCTAAACTGCCCTCTGCAGTCATCATCAAGATGCCTGAACTGAGGGTAACTCTCCTGCTAAAATCTTTCTTCACCCAGCACAAAAAAAAGTGGTGGAAATAAGTTTTCACCTCTTACCATTTTACGAAATAAACTTGTTGATACATATGCGACATGTGCTTTCTAGTACTCATCAGACCAACTCAATTTCCCAGGACAGATTGTTCAAAATAACTAGGAGATTCAAATGaattgcaaaaaagaaaaaagaaaaaaagaaatgtaattTCGATCCATTTACTGTGTCCCATTtatacggaagaggattagggccaccatgaaaatattatttgaattctgacttttttctcagaattctgagtttagaaaaaaaaagtcataattttgacattaaagtcagaattctgagaaaaaagtcagaattctgagattaaagtcagaattcaaataatattttcatggtggccctaatcctcttccgtataAACTGAACATTTATCAGTATCATACATCTGGGATTTCATTATTAttcttcattattattttattgttgtaaTTGAATTGAAAACATGGATTTTGGCTTCTGTAACTGAAAGCAGGATACTTTGTAGATTCAGAACCAAAAAACCTTTTTCTATGTCAAGTATGCcggaaacacatttttatattgtgttacgctccagtctagggttggagcctAAAAAAGTGATTGGGAAGGACAAGACAACCAGGagtaggagaagggaacacgggacacaaagggagtctttttatatagttttttttaatagtttttcacaaacactaggtgtaacgaacgtcaggagtgacaaaggccaaagaaacaaacaaaacacatctaccgagtatAAAGCtaagctacctaagtgaacacaaaagggtgaaacgaaacaacaatgcctaaacctttctccctaaccaaacaaataaTAATCTCCGCGTTTACGattaaacaaaaaggcagacactccttaCACACACCTAGTGGAACACGCAAACATACAATCGAAACGAAGGTATCCAGAGTGGAGATCAAAGAGGCGAAGTCGAAGTACAGGCGAGAGTTCAAAACCAAGAAGACAGTCAAAACCAGGGCGAAGGTACAATAAGGGATGAGGCGAAAATCGGAAGTCAAGAACAAAGCAGTCATACAAAAGCAAAGCGAACGAAGAGCGAgcaagcaggcgagaagcaagtagcgggcagacgAAGGGACGAATCTCTTCAGCCGACGAACCGGAAACTGCTCCGAAGGCAAGgaaggcggggtcaggtccagagggcggagtcgaTGGAGCAGTTGACCAATTGGCGAgcgggcaggacgtccgaagaacctgtaggcatcctcctgaacttacggcacgtaacacttacggcacgtaacaattGACAAAAAGTAATTAACTGTAGCCGATGAAACATAATTCAGAATGGCAGACAGCGCTAGCTATCAGTCTGTGAATCAGCATGGGTTAATATAATGCTACTTCTCAGTGTCATCACTCTCCTGTAATGATGTCAGGTCCAACAATCAGGTTCGCTTCTTAGCAGCCAGACTGATTATTTCTCTGCTCACTGAAACTGGATCTAACTCATCCCAGGTCACTGAGGACTAAGTGGTTAGTTTAAGTGAACCAGTACATTAGCAGTTATAAAATATAGCATTTCAGGGTTTGTGGGCCAGCACTGTGGCTCTACTAGGTGTCCCTGAGCTGTTTAATGGCTTACCATTACTCTACACTAGCTTGTCATTCATCTTTGGACCCTGAGCAGTGTGAGCAGAATGGGGGCTCTTCCATTTGTTATGTTCTGGAGGCGAACCCGTTCCGAAATCGTATCGTGGAGTCATTTTCTGAGGATGGATTAGGCAACCTCAGCTTCAATGACTTTGTagacatgttttctgtgctcaGCGAAATGGCTCCCAGACAACTCAAGGCCATTTACACCTTCAAAATATCTGGTAAGAAAAGTTTTCATTCTCAACTGAGGCTGCATTTCTTAATCAAGTATTTCTCTGTACCTTCTACGTGGAAatggtatattttaaaaaacgTCAACCAAAAGCATCCACAAAAAGTTTACATAACATTGTTTTCTTGATTTGGGCAGATTTTAACACTGATGATTTCATCTGCAAAGAGGACCTGGAGAAAACACTGACTAAGTTAACCAGAGACGATCTGATACCTGTGGAGATAAACTTTGTATCTGAAAAAGCCATCAAGGAAGCAGACCTGGATGGAGACAGCAAACTCTCCTTTGCTGACTTTGAGAACATAATCTCTAGGGCTCCTGACTTCTTGAGGTAAATGTGGCAGGAATATCTCTAAAACTACTAGCCCATTTTGGGCTTTTGAAACGAGCTAATTACCTCTTGCGATGAAGTAGAATGTATGCTGttcagacatcaataagtgccGAGCCAATGACATTGTTCACAGCATTATGATTGATACCATTTATCAGAatttccagaaaaaaagaaacaaagccTGTTCTGTTAAAAGCTTACTTACTCACAATTGATCTGGTCATTAAATTACGCGGCTGGTTTGAAATCTTGAAGGTTCCTGGGGCCTCTGTAAATCAATAAGTCTCATGTCAATAGCCcattagaaatatatttactgagaaaaacGTTAACACATTCAATACTCATTTTCCCCGCTGTAGATGTATAAGTTTCCTTTTGATGAGGAAATGATATACAACATTCAGAGACATAATGTATTTTCAGGCGTCTACGTTAAACagagtatatactgtatatgctgtactacaggttattttgttatacTTGCAACAAGCTAAATAGggtactggatgtttttttttaatgtaaacatGAAACACAGATGAAACTAAACATGAAACTAAACAATCTCAGCCAGACATTTTTATTAGGTTATAATGTTTAATAGGTTAacttaaatgattaaaacataTCAGTGAGCCACATCAGATGCAACTAACGTTTCTGACTTGTTTGCAGAACCTTCCACATACGATTTTGAAACGGATCTCAGCCCACATCTCTCATGACAGATGAGATCTTGTGTCGCCTGTGACTGAGAGGTGGGGCCACAATACAGCCCAGCTAGTCCAGCTACTACACTGAACTGAAGAAACACTACTCCTCTAGTTCTTACCTCAGCTGCCATGTTTTTGTAAAAATTTATTCCAAATATAGAGAGTTTGAATCTGCAGGTTTTTTGGTCTTTCTTAATATACATTTTGAACAAAGCACAGACATTCATTCATTGCATAATTCACCAAGAGGatttagaaataaaatgtaGGAAAACAACAAGCTACATGCTTTTCCCTCAGACAATCTGGTTTTGCGTAGCTATTCAGGCTCTTGTTCTTGAACAAAACCTGACATCCGTATCCGAGTCACTTCATATTTCTAATACATAGTGTTGGCACATACGGTAATCCAGGTGGCTGTGCTGCTGTGTTCTCAGTTGCTATAACAACtaattgtttgtttgtcatgtcCCACAATTGTGAGATTCCAGAAATACCTGTTAAAGTGAAACTTAGAGATTCTACTGCTAACACCTTAATAAAGGACATAACAGCAAAACAGCAGAAGTATACAAAGTAACCGTTTTGTTATTTGATAGCTATGCAAAGATGTTTCCTGTATGGGAACTGCATTACATTTTCCTACTGCTAATTGCTGACTGATGTCATTTTCGGTATCGTTAAAGTGCAGTAACATGACGACAATCACAGCGATCAACTGATCTCTACTCAAAAGAAGGTTTTTCTGATGCATTCAGCGATTGTCTATATTCCATTTTTAGAATTACCTCTTACCACTTTTGCCTGTCTCGACTCTCGAGTCGAAAGTCGTGCCCGTGATGAACACGTTTTCAGCATTTGATGTGATATAGTACAATTAGCTAACCTTTCAATAAATCTAATTTGTTTTTGCTTATTTGAATGATGAGTCTTGTTTGCTTAATGATTTGATTTGAAAGCACCACTGGAGTTATGACATCACTGGAATAAACACTTGACCACTTAAATTGCAGCACCATTCAGTTTATTCAGAAAGACAAAACTGCATGCATACTTATAAGCCTTATGATCTGCATGCTTTATTATGGTCCAAATGGTTCAATGGTTCCAGATCCAGTAAATAAATTGAAAAGGGCTTCTTGGCTGTgacaattaaaatgtctttcTGTATCATTCAGTGGAAGACGCTCTAGCCCTAAAAAGCATGGGCTCTCTCTACAGTTGTTTAGAAGCATGTAAATGAGCCTTTAATTACATACACCCTCAGTTTTTTTGGTGTTGCCCTTAATAAGGCTGTGGTTGGCAATTCACTGATTTTTTTGATGCACCTCCAGATGAAACACAAGGTGTCATAACAAACCACAGTCTGCATTTATAAAACCCCCAACAATGTTGTTATATTACTACTTCACACTTCCTGCCCCTGTTCTTTGTATGTGCAGGTTTACTGCAGCAGTACAAAGACACGCAttgaactggtgtctctaaactaCCGATAGTGTGTAGATGTATGTGAGcactatgatggactggcatcctgtccctgCCGATCCCCTTCAAACCTACGCTTCCTGGAATAGGCTACAGACTCTCTCTGACCCTATACTGGATTAGTGGTTATAAGATTGATGATTTCTGTCTATAATTTGGTTCTCTGCTGGGATAAAATCAGATATGTAAAATGAATGgataataaacataaaaagtaCGGTAAGTGGAAAATAATCCATACTGATCATGTCCATTGCAGTTCCACTTTCTCTgcaaataatatatatcattatctaataatatatattaaatatattgcaATAGTATGGAGTATggatcattttatttatatgtgtgtgtgtgtgtgtgatagaaaaaatatatatatacagtatatacacacacacacacattcccttCCACTGAAGTAGAACACTTAATTGCATACCTAAAGTGTAAGTCTGCACCCTACATGGCCAAAACTTCCGTAGCACTGTGACAATGTTTGGGACAATGTTCCGGATTCTGAAATATTGAGATAGAGAACAGGACTTGTGATTTTTGCAGAATATCACATATTCACACATTTTTCCCACAAGTAAAATAAAGCTGAACCATCAGTAGTTGCTGCAGGCTCTTTCGGCGCCCCAAACTTCTCTGCTCCCCTCACACCTGACATGTAATGATAAATGTCCACGAAGCCCTGGAATTTCACAGATGGTCTGTGTTATGTTCATCCATTCAAGCTGCTGTTATTTTTAACTACCATTCAGCGTCCATTAAATTTCGAATATGCATCTAGAATGCTACTAGGGCTGACTCAGATGATCATGGAGATAACAATGCTTGTGTTCATGCTGAGCGACAGATGGAAACCTTCTTATCATGATATCATCAGAAATGATGTGCTGTTTCAGCAAACCAGACTGCCCTTTTAGCCACTGTGGAGGAGCGATGGAGAGTCAGATTACTGTGTTTAACTGCATCCTTTGGCTCCGCCTGCTCCTTGTGTGTCTGTATTACTGTGCGTTTGCCTCAACACCCATAACACCGACTTCAGTGTAGATTAAATGCAATTTTCAAGACCAGAAATCGAGTCCAGTTCATTTGATTCCTTTGGTCCAAAAACCcatcagttttaaataaatttttttcccccacctcAGCTCCTTGATTTTCTTATTACCATTATATGTACCTGGTTCTTTTTGCCATCCCAACCCAGGACATTTTTACAGCCATGAATCCTGTGTGTCCTGTAATCTAtgtataaaaacattttgtttactcctgtcacgccctgcatacctgcccccccccagcagggctCTAAGGACCCGctcctgttctgtgtttctttCCTCTTGTTACTGCCCCCTTGTTaactcactccagctgcctcctgttGATCCCCATTTATTCCCTCATTAACCCAGCGTATAAGTGCCTGCCAGTCCTGtcttccctagttctgtcaCTGATGTCTCTCCCAGCTGTGTCTGTGTTCAGACctgttccccagtgttagtGTTTTTGATCCTGCATGATCCCTTTTGTTTCTTACCCTGGTTCTTCTGATTTCAGTAAAGTCCCTACATTTCCCCATAATCCTGCTCTTGTGTCCTCCATCCTTCCCGGCATGTGAGGACTGCAGCACGCTTTGACTTGACAAATTCATTTCAGAATTGAACTTCAGAATATGTGTAATATGTAACAATACAAACAATCGCTGATTGCATGACAAAATATAATATAGCTCACAGTCATTAACAgtgataaacaaaataaataaattagtgAAACATTGTCCATAAATTTCTACAAATAAAGCACCAAGTTTACAATGACAAGGAAAGTCTAAATATGAAAATTCCTCACATATACGTGTCAACGACTGTTCTAGCCCAGCTGTCCTAATGATTTACATgcataaatatgtaataaatattgctAAAGTTTTACATTTACACAAACTCAAACTTTCCATTCATTCAACATATGCATCTTCAAAACTCAATTTAACTGTAGGAATAGTGTGTAAAAAACAACGCAGGAAGGAACAAAAATGCAAGACTAGTTAGTTCATTCTAAGTGTACATTGTCCTCTAGAAACTTTATCTCTGGAAAGAGTATGAGTCCCTAGCGTGGTCATAATCACAGTATCATTTTGCCAAATGCCAGCTTCATTTTTCCCAGCAGGAGTCTAAGGGTTTGGGCTAAAGGTGCTCCTGTGTTTC
The Paramormyrops kingsleyae isolate MSU_618 chromosome 13, PKINGS_0.4, whole genome shotgun sequence DNA segment above includes these coding regions:
- the LOC111843538 gene encoding calcium and integrin-binding family member 2-like, coding for MAYHYSTLACHSSLDPEQCEQNGGSSICYVLEANPFRNRIVESFSEDGLGNLSFNDFVDMFSVLSEMAPRQLKAIYTFKISDFNTDDFICKEDLEKTLTKLTRDDLIPVEINFVSEKAIKEADLDGDSKLSFADFENIISRAPDFLRTFHIRF